The genome window GAACGCCCCGACGGCGACCACCAGCAGCAGGAGCGTCGCCAGGCCGAAGCCCGGAATCTCCCGGCCGATCAACCGCACGTACACCGGTCCCATCACGCCGTCGATGAACTGGAACAACCAGACGAACGCCGCCACGCTGATCACCAGCGGCACAATCACGACGAAACCCGCGATCAGACTGCGGCGCAGCCACTGCATCGGTCTATGGCTCGACGTCGATCACGACCCGAGGACCCAGGCCAGGGCCAGACACCCGAGCACCAGGCGATAAACGGCGAACGGGTCGAGTGAATGACGCGCGACGTACTGCATGAAGTACTTCACTGCGGCGTATCCCACTCCCGCCGACGAAACCAAGCCCACCGCCAGCAGAACCAGATCGCCGGACGGCACCCCCTGCCCCGCCAGGTCGAGCGCCGCCTTGGCACCCGCCGCGAGGATGGCCGGCATGCCGAGAAGAAAGGCGAACCGGGCCGCCCGCTCGCGGCGTAGACCGAGCAGCATGGCCACGATCAGGACCGCGCCCGACCGGGAGACCCCCGGGATCAAGGCCGACGCCTGGGCGCAACCCAGCCCGAGCGCCTCCAGCGGCCGGAGTGTCGTCTCGTCGCGGCCTCGCGACCCGACGCGTTCGGCGGCCAACATCATCACCGCACCGACCGCCAGACTCACTCCCGCAACCGTAACGGTGCGCAGAGCGCCCGTCACCAGGTCGGCCAGCGCCAGGCCGACGACGGCAATCGGCACGGTGCCGATGGCGATCGAACGGACGAGAGCAGCCGAGTCGCCCGGCCCGCCCAGCCATGTCCGCGGCATCGCCGCGGCGCGGGTCAGTTCCACCACGTCCCGGCGATAGTAGGCGGCCACGGCGAGCAACGTACCGATGTGGCATGCGACGTCGAACGCCAGACCGAACCGGGCCCCGGTCTCCCAGCCGAAGAAAGCCCGGGCGAGCAGCAGGTGCGCCGAACTCGATATCGGCAGGAACTCCGTCAGCCCCTGAACCGTCCCGAGCAACGCAGCTTCCAGCGCGGTCACGGATCGCAGCGCCCGAACATCCGGTCGCGTTCTTCTACGAAGCCCGGGCGCGCCGCGAGCGCCGTCTGGATCGCTGCGGAGTCTCCTGCTGCGGCGGCTGCGGCTTTTCCTCCGCCACCGCGCGCACGGTCCGCTGCACCCGCGCGCCGCGCCGTTCCGTAATCGCAAGGGCGATCATCGCAGCCACGAAAATCGTCGAGTACGTGCCGCTCAGAACGCCCACCAGCATCGTGAAGGCGAAACCGCGCAGCACCTCGCCGCCGAGCACGTACAGCGCCAGCACCGCGAACCCGGTCGTGCCCGACGTGATGACGGTGCGCGCCAGGGTCTGGTTGATGCTGGTGTTCACGAGATGGCCGAACGTGTCGCGCCGCATCACGCGGAGGTTCTCCCGCACGCGGTCGAAGACCACGATCGAGTCGTTGACCGAATAACCCGTGATCGTCAGCATCGCCGCCACGACGTTCAGCGACAGCTCGTAGCCGAAGAACGTCAGCAGCGAGAGCGTGACGGCGATGTCGTGGACGACCGCGACGACCGCACCCACCCCAAAGCTGAAGCGGAACCGCAGACCGATGTAGACGAGAATGCCGGCCATCGCGAAGACGAACGCGCTGATGCCCCGGCGCTGCAACTCCTGTCCGATGACCGGACCGACCAGCTCCTGGCTGATGACCTCGAACTCGCCGAGGCTGCTGGCGCGTAACGCGTCGACGACCTCGTTCGCACCGGCCTCCAGACTCGCGCCGACCTCCGGCCCGGACAGGGGAAGGCGCACGAGCACCTCGTTGTCCCCCGCATCCCCGTACTGCTGAACGACCTTCTCCTCCACGCTCGCGAGCGCGTCGCGGACCGCCCCCTCGCCGGTCGGCTCCTCGAACTGCAACACGATGAGGGATCCGCCGGAGAAGTCGATCCCGAGGGGCAGGCCGCCCCGCGTGAACAGCACGACGATGCCCGCCACGATCACCAGCGCGGACAGGCCGAACGCCTGCCAGCGGCGCGCCACGAAATCGATGCGGGGCTGTTTGAACAACGCCATCTCAGATGCTCAGCGTCGCGACGCGGCGACGGGACAGCACGGCCTCGAACATCGATCGCGAAACGAAAACGGCCGTGAACACGTTCGACACGAGACCGAAGAACAACGTGGTCGCGAAGCCCTTGATCGGCCCGGACCCGAACTGGAACAGGAAGGCCGCCGCGATCAGCGACGCGACGTGGGTGTCGATGATCGTCAGCAGCACGCGGTCGAACCCTGCCGCCACCGCCGACCGGACGCTCCTCGCGGAGCGCAACTCTTCCTTGATGCGCTCGAAGATCAGCACGTTGGAATCGACCCCGATGCCGATGGTCAGGATCAACCCGGCAATACCGGGCAGCGTCAGCACGGCCTCGACGTAGGCCATGCACGCCATCAGGATGAGCAGGTTCAGCACCACCGCGACCACGGCGTTGATGCCGGCCAGCTTGTAGTACGCGAGCATGAAGAACGCCACGAGCACGAGCCCGGCGATGGAAGCGGCGACCCCCGCCCGAATCGAATCGGCGCCGAGAGTCGGGCCGACGGTCCGCTCCTCCAGGTACGTGAGCGACGCGGGCAGCGCGCCGGACCGCAACGTGATCTGCAGATCCTCGGCCTCCTGCTGGGAAACGCCCGTGATCTGGCCGCTGTCGGTGATTCGGCCCTGGATGGTCGGCGCCGATCGAACCTGCCCGTCGAGGATGATCGCCAGCCCGCGGCCGAGGTTGGCGCTGGTGATCTCGCCCATCTTGACGGCGCCTTCGCGGTTGAGAGTGAAGCTCACCGCGGGCTGGTTGAACTCGTCGAGCGACGGCCGCGCGTTGCGGAGGTCGCGGCCGGTCACCGCGGCCACCCGCCGCACCAGGTAGTAGAACGGCTCGGTACCGGCGGCGGACGGCTGGGTCGCTATCTCCATGTCCGGCGGCACGACCCCGTTCCGCGCCTGCAACAGCGCCTCGCGGCTCGGTGAGGGTCCCTCCTCCACTAGCTTGAGCTCGAGCAGCGAGGTGGATCGGATGAGCGCCTTCGCCCGAGCCACGTCGGAAACGCCCGGCAGTTGCACGAGGATCTGGTCGCCCCCGATTCCGTGCGGCGCGACGATGGGCTCGGAGACCCCCAGCTCGTTGACGCGGCGCTCGATGGTCTGAAGCGCCTGGCGGACGGCCTCCTCGCGCAGGGAGGCGGTCACCGGACC of Acidobacteriota bacterium contains these proteins:
- a CDS encoding undecaprenyl-diphosphate phosphatase encodes the protein MRLRNGAARGCSGPCARWRRKSRSRRSRRLRSDPDGARGAPGLRRRTRPDVRALRSVTALEAALLGTVQGLTEFLPISSSAHLLLARAFFGWETGARFGLAFDVACHIGTLLAVAAYYRRDVVELTRAAAMPRTWLGGPGDSAALVRSIAIGTVPIAVVGLALADLVTGALRTVTVAGVSLAVGAVMMLAAERVGSRGRDETTLRPLEALGLGCAQASALIPGVSRSGAVLIVAMLLGLRRERAARFAFLLGMPAILAAGAKAALDLAGQGVPSGDLVLLAVGLVSSAGVGYAAVKYFMQYVARHSLDPFAVYRLVLGCLALAWVLGS
- the secF gene encoding protein translocase subunit SecF, translated to MALFKQPRIDFVARRWQAFGLSALVIVAGIVVLFTRGGLPLGIDFSGGSLIVLQFEEPTGEGAVRDALASVEEKVVQQYGDAGDNEVLVRLPLSGPEVGASLEAGANEVVDALRASSLGEFEVISQELVGPVIGQELQRRGISAFVFAMAGILVYIGLRFRFSFGVGAVVAVVHDIAVTLSLLTFFGYELSLNVVAAMLTITGYSVNDSIVVFDRVRENLRVMRRDTFGHLVNTSINQTLARTVITSGTTGFAVLALYVLGGEVLRGFAFTMLVGVLSGTYSTIFVAAMIALAITERRGARVQRTVRAVAEEKPQPPQQETPQRSRRRSRRARAS
- the secD gene encoding protein translocase subunit SecD — its product is MQKNLQWKLLAIVAVTALAVWGVYPPGDQIRLGLDLSGGAHLVLRVETSDALQVETETAAEQLGEQMSLQGMEAATVIPVDATTIRVEGVPGERDGAFRQLSDERLAASYDREPGAGGAYTFRMRGPVTASLREEAVRQALQTIERRVNELGVSEPIVAPHGIGGDQILVQLPGVSDVARAKALIRSTSLLELKLVEEGPSPSREALLQARNGVVPPDMEIATQPSAAGTEPFYYLVRRVAAVTGRDLRNARPSLDEFNQPAVSFTLNREGAVKMGEITSANLGRGLAIILDGQVRSAPTIQGRITDSGQITGVSQQEAEDLQITLRSGALPASLTYLEERTVGPTLGADSIRAGVAASIAGLVLVAFFMLAYYKLAGINAVVAVVLNLLILMACMAYVEAVLTLPGIAGLILTIGIGVDSNVLIFERIKEELRSARSVRSAVAAGFDRVLLTIIDTHVASLIAAAFLFQFGSGPIKGFATTLFFGLVSNVFTAVFVSRSMFEAVLSRRRVATLSI